GAACCAGCGGAGTATACATATCCGGCAGATTATACCCAGACTTCTGTATTTAATCCTGTTCAACTAGCGGAAAGTGGCTCATCTGAAAAGGTTGTATCTGCCAGACAATACTGGCAAGAACAGCTCAAAGAGCTAAGGCCTGAATTTACCAATTTGTATGAAGAAAATATTCCTGAGGCAATAGAAAGAGAAATATTTACCTATGGAGCCGATCTGCTGGTAATGCTTCCCCACCATCATACCTTTTTTCAACGGCTACTGGAAAAGTCGAACACAGAGCAAATGCTTTTTCGGATACATATACCTTTATTGGCTCTTGCCGATTATACAGGAAAGAAAGAGTAATCGCAAGGATACTTATACACCTTAATTAGAATGGATAAAACGCAGTTTGCTCAGGTAGATATAAGTAATCTTGTCTCACAATCAGCACAGGCGATGACAGGGCTCATCGGACAAAAAAGAAATGACATTTATTTTGGCACTATGTTTCAATTAAATCTTTTACTACTATGAAGTCAGATTTTTCTTTGCAACAGGATGTGATCAACGAATTGCGGTGGGAACCTACACTGCATTCCACTGAAATTGGGGTCGCTGTAAAAGACGGTGTGGTAACACTGAGCGGTTATGTACAAAATTACTCAATGAAGGTGGCTGCTGAAAATACTGCGAAACGGGTAAAGGGCGTAAGAGCCGTAGCTCAGGAAATCACCGTTAAAAGCATTGGTAGTCAAACAACAGATGAAGACATTGCCCATGCAATTCTGAATTCGTTTAAATGGCATAGTGAGATTCCGGAAGATAAAATTAAAATACGTGTCCAGAAGGGGTGGGTAACATTGGAAGGTCAGGTCGACTGGCACTATCAGAGAAATGCAGCTGAAAGTGCCATACAGTTTTTGGTAGGAGTTAAGGGGGTGAGCAATTTAATTTCTGTCAAACCTGCCGTAGTCGTCTCAGATGTCAAAACCAAGATCATCGCAGCGCTCCAACGTAATGCTACGCTGGAGGGGCAGCAAATAGATGTAGAAGCCATTGGGACCAAGATTATTTTAAAAGGCAAGGTACATTCCTGGATTGAACGCAAAGAAGCTGAACATGCCGCCTGGGCAGCTCCTGGGGTAACAAATGTAGAAGATGATCTGGTCATCGGCTAATCTAACGA
Above is a genomic segment from Xanthocytophaga agilis containing:
- a CDS encoding BON domain-containing protein — protein: MKSDFSLQQDVINELRWEPTLHSTEIGVAVKDGVVTLSGYVQNYSMKVAAENTAKRVKGVRAVAQEITVKSIGSQTTDEDIAHAILNSFKWHSEIPEDKIKIRVQKGWVTLEGQVDWHYQRNAAESAIQFLVGVKGVSNLISVKPAVVVSDVKTKIIAALQRNATLEGQQIDVEAIGTKIILKGKVHSWIERKEAEHAAWAAPGVTNVEDDLVIG